The following coding sequences are from one Candidatus Nitrohelix vancouverensis window:
- the murB gene encoding UDP-N-acetylmuramate dehydrogenase: MLIEPWKRKLINLSRNGAVSKVTRPHSLGSEITVLGRKLYQSQTMNPSYLWLQKIQGEVRTDELMSEHTTIRIGGPADVFILPKDVADLQKIMKHRGTAPCFILGEGSNLLVRDSGIRGIVVSLKKGFRNVGRPLFFKTADGKEKAVIKVQAGVKMSYLAKYAARYSLTGIEHLAGIPGSLGGAWTMNAGAEGVEIGQVTRSVSRVNEKGELEKLTKDQIEFQYRKTLFPDGGGILFEGELELEKGDANEIQNKMESHLTRRSAKQPLTTPNSGSIFKNPSGDAAGRLIEAAGLKGFSIGGAAISLKHANFIVNKGGAKASEVLRLIELVKEKVKTESGVELETELVISGE; the protein is encoded by the coding sequence ATGCTCATCGAACCTTGGAAACGCAAGTTAATCAACCTCTCCCGCAACGGCGCGGTTTCTAAAGTCACTCGCCCTCATTCGCTGGGTTCGGAAATCACTGTCCTGGGACGCAAACTTTATCAGAGCCAAACCATGAATCCTTCTTATTTGTGGCTTCAAAAAATCCAGGGTGAAGTGCGCACGGATGAACTGATGTCCGAGCACACCACCATTCGAATCGGCGGACCGGCGGACGTCTTCATATTGCCCAAGGACGTTGCGGATTTGCAGAAAATCATGAAGCATCGCGGAACCGCTCCCTGCTTTATTTTAGGCGAGGGAAGCAATCTGCTGGTGCGCGACAGCGGCATTCGCGGCATCGTCGTTTCTTTGAAGAAAGGCTTTCGAAACGTCGGACGCCCCCTCTTCTTTAAAACGGCGGATGGCAAAGAAAAAGCGGTCATCAAGGTTCAAGCGGGCGTCAAGATGTCTTATCTCGCCAAATACGCGGCTCGTTATTCCTTGACCGGCATCGAACATCTGGCGGGAATCCCAGGATCGCTTGGCGGCGCATGGACGATGAACGCGGGAGCGGAAGGCGTCGAGATCGGGCAGGTAACAAGAAGCGTTTCACGAGTGAACGAAAAAGGCGAGTTGGAGAAATTAACGAAGGACCAAATCGAGTTCCAATACCGCAAGACGCTGTTTCCCGACGGCGGCGGCATTCTGTTTGAAGGCGAACTGGAACTGGAAAAAGGCGACGCGAACGAAATTCAAAACAAAATGGAAAGCCATCTGACGCGACGCAGCGCCAAGCAACCTCTGACCACCCCGAACTCCGGGTCGATTTTCAAGAACCCGAGCGGAGACGCGGCGGGTCGGCTGATCGAAGCCGCAGGATTGAAAGGGTTTTCTATCGGCGGCGCGGCGATCTCTCTCAAGCACGCCAATTTCATCGTCAACAAAGGCGGCGCCAAAGCGAGCGAGGTATTGCGATTGATCGAACTGGTCAAGGAAAAAGTAAAAACCGAATCCGGCGTCGAGCTGGAAACAGAACTGGTAATCAGCGGTGAGTGA
- the murG gene encoding undecaprenyldiphospho-muramoylpentapeptide beta-N-acetylglucosaminyltransferase, whose product MPTRVVIAGGGTGGHLFPAIALARELEKSVMDIEISFVGSKQGLESKIIPREGWNLKTIFTAGLMGKKGLNRWVSLSKLPVGILQSVCFLVQKKPDLVVGVGGYASGPLALSAWMLKIPILIHEQNSIPGMTNRWLGKIADKVAVSFKDSERHFPAGKVVETGNMIREEFCVPREQATQKRTDKFCIFVMGGSQGAHSINAAMMEALESLLEEKDRIHIIHQTGTADFQAVKQSYDDFGFSADVRPFFENIEKPYREASLVISRAGATTLAEVTACGKVSILIPFPYAAHNHQEKNARILESANAAEMILDQELTGQQLAQSIQRALSDEQRLETMEANSYRLGNREATKNVRDLCLELMKTTQNQMRNDNASKRHELSCF is encoded by the coding sequence ATGCCCACGCGCGTTGTCATTGCTGGCGGAGGCACCGGGGGGCATTTGTTCCCCGCCATCGCTCTGGCGCGGGAATTGGAAAAATCTGTCATGGATATTGAAATCTCATTTGTAGGTTCAAAGCAGGGCCTGGAATCGAAAATCATTCCGCGCGAAGGGTGGAATTTAAAAACCATCTTCACGGCGGGTTTGATGGGGAAGAAAGGCCTGAATCGCTGGGTCTCCCTGAGCAAGCTTCCCGTCGGGATTTTGCAGTCCGTTTGCTTTCTTGTGCAGAAGAAGCCGGACCTGGTCGTCGGCGTCGGCGGCTACGCTTCCGGCCCTCTGGCCCTGTCCGCCTGGATGCTCAAAATCCCGATTCTGATCCATGAACAAAATTCCATACCGGGAATGACCAATCGCTGGCTCGGGAAGATCGCCGACAAGGTCGCCGTATCCTTCAAAGATTCAGAACGACATTTCCCTGCAGGAAAAGTGGTCGAGACCGGCAACATGATCCGCGAAGAATTCTGCGTCCCCAGAGAACAGGCGACCCAGAAACGAACGGACAAATTCTGCATTTTTGTGATGGGCGGCAGTCAGGGCGCCCATTCCATCAACGCCGCCATGATGGAGGCTTTGGAAAGCCTGCTCGAAGAAAAGGATCGCATCCATATTATTCACCAGACAGGGACCGCAGATTTTCAGGCGGTCAAACAAAGTTACGACGATTTTGGATTCAGCGCCGACGTGCGGCCCTTCTTTGAAAACATTGAGAAACCTTATCGCGAAGCGTCGCTTGTGATCTCGCGCGCCGGAGCGACGACCCTTGCTGAAGTCACGGCCTGCGGCAAGGTTTCCATCCTGATCCCGTTTCCTTATGCGGCGCACAATCATCAGGAAAAAAACGCGCGCATTCTCGAATCAGCAAACGCGGCTGAAATGATTCTGGATCAGGAATTAACGGGACAACAACTCGCTCAATCGATCCAGCGGGCATTGAGCGACGAACAACGACTTGAAACGATGGAAGCCAACAGTTATCGACTGGGCAATCGCGAAGCGACAAAAAACGTGCGCGACTTGTGCCTCGAGCTGATGAAAACAACCCAAAACCAGATGCGCAACGATAACGCGTCCAAACGCCATGAGCTGTCATGTTTCTAG
- the ftsA gene encoding cell division protein FtsA, producing MAKNHPYLVGLDIGTTKIVCIIGEATPEGDIDIIGLGQYPSRGLRKGVVVNIDGTVESIKSAVEEAELMAGCEIDSVFVGIAGGHINSLNSHGIIAVKGKEIDQSDVDRVIEAAKAIAIPLDREVVHVLPQEFIVDNQDGIKTPLGMAGVRLEAKVHIVTAAVTSAQNIVRCVNKAGLEVQDIVLEQLASSESVLSSDEKELGAALIDIGGGTSDLAIFYQGSIKHTSVLTIAGSQMTNDIAIGLRTPNDEAEKIKHNYGCALASQVGEDEMIEVSSMGGRESKKISRQILSEIIEARAREMFEILNNEITSSGFREIISSGIVLTGGAACMQGMSELAEEVFQLPVRVGSPVRLGGLVDVVNNPMYATSTGLLQYGLRAYKTGTNRDLKGRHLFDKIFSRMKDWADEFF from the coding sequence ATGGCCAAAAATCATCCTTATCTGGTCGGCCTCGACATAGGCACCACCAAGATCGTTTGCATCATCGGCGAAGCGACGCCTGAAGGCGATATCGACATCATCGGGCTGGGGCAATACCCGTCCCGGGGACTGCGCAAGGGCGTCGTCGTGAACATCGACGGCACCGTGGAGTCGATCAAAAGCGCCGTCGAAGAAGCCGAACTGATGGCGGGTTGCGAAATCGATTCCGTGTTCGTGGGCATCGCCGGAGGGCATATCAACAGTCTGAACAGTCACGGCATCATCGCCGTCAAGGGCAAGGAAATCGACCAGAGCGACGTCGACCGCGTCATTGAAGCGGCGAAAGCCATCGCCATTCCGCTGGACCGGGAAGTGGTGCATGTACTTCCTCAGGAATTCATCGTCGACAATCAGGACGGCATCAAAACGCCGCTTGGCATGGCGGGCGTTCGGCTCGAAGCCAAAGTTCATATCGTGACCGCGGCGGTGACTTCAGCGCAAAATATCGTCCGTTGCGTGAACAAGGCGGGACTGGAGGTTCAAGACATCGTCCTCGAACAACTGGCGTCGAGCGAATCGGTCCTCTCCTCCGACGAGAAGGAACTGGGAGCGGCGTTGATTGATATCGGCGGCGGAACTTCCGACCTGGCGATTTTTTATCAGGGCTCGATCAAACACACTTCGGTGCTCACAATCGCCGGATCGCAAATGACGAACGATATCGCCATCGGCCTGAGAACGCCGAACGACGAAGCGGAAAAGATAAAACACAATTATGGCTGCGCGTTGGCTTCGCAAGTCGGCGAAGATGAAATGATCGAAGTCTCCAGCATGGGTGGACGCGAATCCAAAAAAATCTCTCGTCAAATTCTCAGCGAAATCATCGAAGCGCGCGCTCGTGAAATGTTCGAAATCCTGAACAACGAAATCACAAGCTCCGGCTTTCGCGAAATCATATCGTCCGGCATCGTCCTGACAGGCGGCGCCGCTTGCATGCAAGGCATGTCGGAATTGGCAGAAGAAGTTTTTCAACTTCCGGTTCGGGTCGGTTCGCCCGTCCGACTGGGGGGTCTCGTCGATGTAGTGAACAATCCAATGTACGCCACAAGCACCGGGCTTTTGCAGTACGGTCTGCGCGCTTACAAAACCGGAACCAATCGCGACCTGAAAGGTCGTCACTTATTCGATAAAATTTTCAGCCGCATGAAGGATTGGGCTGATGAATTCTTTTAA
- the ftsW gene encoding putative lipid II flippase FtsW, which produces MNSSTTNTKTCDPILGIVIGALIIIGIVMVYSSSAVYALEEYKDPYYFLKRQVLWVIIGFVALRCTRNIDYRLLEKYAYPILLLAFLLLLAVMIPGMGKEVGGARRWLSIGGFNFQPSEIAKITLVIFIAKSLVKRSDQLKNFAYGYLPNIIVLGFFFIPILFQPDFGTAMIIGIVAISMLFIAGIRTKFLVYSVLAVIPLLVSAVTGAEYRMRRILAFLDPWQDPSDSGFQAIQSFYAFGRGGIWGVGLGDGSQKLFYLPEAHTDFIFSVIGEELGFVGAMAIVALFCIFIWRGFSVALNAKDAFGTNVAIGLTLLIGIQAFTNMGVAIGLLPTKGLTLPFISMGGSSLVAVMIASGVLLNISERPVVKR; this is translated from the coding sequence ATGAATTCATCCACGACAAATACAAAGACCTGCGACCCCATTTTGGGCATCGTCATTGGCGCGCTGATCATCATCGGCATCGTCATGGTCTATTCGTCAAGCGCGGTGTACGCGCTGGAAGAATACAAGGACCCTTATTATTTCCTGAAACGTCAGGTCCTGTGGGTGATCATCGGATTCGTCGCCCTGCGATGCACACGCAACATCGACTACCGTCTGCTGGAAAAATACGCCTATCCCATTTTACTGCTGGCCTTCCTTCTTCTGCTCGCCGTGATGATTCCCGGCATGGGCAAGGAAGTGGGCGGCGCGCGACGCTGGCTGTCGATTGGAGGTTTCAACTTTCAGCCCTCCGAAATCGCAAAGATCACATTGGTGATTTTCATCGCCAAATCGCTGGTCAAACGGTCCGACCAGTTAAAAAATTTCGCATACGGCTATTTGCCCAACATCATTGTTCTCGGATTCTTCTTCATCCCAATCCTGTTTCAACCGGATTTTGGGACGGCCATGATCATCGGCATCGTCGCCATCTCCATGCTGTTCATCGCCGGAATCCGAACCAAGTTTCTGGTCTATTCCGTGCTGGCCGTCATCCCGCTCCTCGTATCGGCGGTGACGGGCGCCGAATACCGCATGCGACGCATTCTGGCTTTTCTCGATCCCTGGCAAGATCCATCCGACTCTGGATTTCAGGCCATTCAATCATTTTACGCTTTTGGGCGCGGCGGAATCTGGGGCGTGGGATTGGGCGATGGCAGTCAGAAACTATTCTATCTGCCCGAAGCGCACACTGATTTCATTTTCTCCGTCATCGGCGAAGAACTGGGATTTGTCGGCGCCATGGCGATCGTCGCACTATTTTGCATTTTTATCTGGAGAGGTTTCAGCGTTGCGCTCAACGCCAAAGACGCTTTTGGAACAAACGTGGCGATCGGATTGACGCTTTTGATCGGCATTCAGGCGTTCACCAATATGGGAGTAGCCATCGGCCTGTTGCCGACCAAAGGGCTGACGCTCCCATTCATCAGCATGGGAGGTTCGTCTCTGGTCGCGGTCATGATCGCTTCCGGAGTGTTGCTCAACATTTCAGAACGACCTGTGGTCAAACGCTAA
- a CDS encoding phospho-N-acetylmuramoyl-pentapeptide-transferase, whose amino-acid sequence MLYHIFYPLAEDVSLFNVFKYITFRSAYSGITALGLSLLLGKVMIKLLQKLQIGEKIREDGPQQHQIKSGTPTMGGLLILFTFGLSTLLWANLANPYIWLTLFAAVGFGLLGFADDLIKLRSGKGVSVRGKLVVQILLSAVIGIYIIFFDASRADYATKLHVPFFKEFQPDLGLWYLLFIIFIIVGTSNAVNLTDGLDGLAIGPIIIATLTYTAIVYLSGHFKFAEYLQIQHIKSAGELAVLSSALVGASLGFLWYNAYPAQMFMGDVGSLSLGAILGTIAVIAKHELLLILVGGIFVIEALSVIIQVGYFKYTKGKRFFKMAPIHHHFEHCGWAEPKVIVRFWIVAVVLAMIGLSTLKLR is encoded by the coding sequence ATGCTCTATCACATTTTCTATCCATTGGCTGAAGACGTCTCGCTGTTCAACGTCTTCAAGTACATCACGTTCCGATCCGCCTACTCAGGAATCACCGCATTGGGCTTGAGTCTTTTGCTCGGCAAGGTCATGATCAAACTGCTCCAGAAATTGCAGATCGGAGAAAAGATCCGCGAAGACGGCCCGCAACAGCACCAGATCAAATCGGGCACGCCGACCATGGGCGGATTGCTGATCCTGTTCACATTCGGCCTCTCCACTTTGCTGTGGGCGAATCTTGCGAATCCTTATATCTGGTTGACGCTGTTCGCCGCCGTCGGATTTGGACTGCTGGGATTCGCCGACGACCTTATCAAGCTGAGGAGCGGTAAAGGCGTTTCGGTGCGCGGCAAACTCGTGGTGCAAATTCTTCTCAGCGCCGTCATCGGAATTTACATCATCTTCTTTGACGCCTCGCGCGCCGATTACGCGACCAAATTGCACGTTCCCTTTTTCAAGGAATTCCAACCCGATCTGGGTCTCTGGTATCTGCTCTTCATCATCTTCATCATTGTCGGCACCTCCAACGCCGTCAACCTGACCGACGGTCTGGACGGGCTCGCCATTGGGCCGATCATCATCGCGACGCTGACTTACACGGCGATCGTTTATCTGAGCGGTCATTTCAAATTCGCAGAATACCTGCAGATACAGCATATCAAGAGCGCCGGAGAACTTGCGGTGCTGAGTTCGGCGCTGGTGGGCGCCAGCCTCGGCTTTCTCTGGTACAACGCCTACCCCGCGCAAATGTTCATGGGCGACGTCGGTTCCCTGTCGCTGGGAGCCATCCTCGGCACGATAGCGGTGATCGCTAAACATGAGTTATTGCTGATTCTGGTCGGCGGAATTTTCGTCATCGAAGCGCTCTCGGTCATCATTCAGGTGGGTTATTTCAAATACACCAAAGGCAAACGGTTTTTCAAGATGGCTCCCATTCATCATCATTTTGAACACTGCGGCTGGGCGGAACCCAAGGTCATCGTCCGCTTCTGGATCGTCGCCGTCGTGCTGGCCATGATCGGCCTGAGCACGCTGAAACTGAGATAA
- a CDS encoding FtsQ-type POTRA domain-containing protein, with product MNLAITGNRSAAGTLGKLSSRHGSRTQKRKTSASAKKTNARLDWKENIKFLFNCFMKALVIVIFGAGCFAGYNLFMESPYFKVDRVHFSGQGGIDKSELLELTGPIEGENILMLNLGQVSEQLASHPWIKRVSAQRAFPQSVQITIERRIPFVRIQLEKVYVMDNFGVLLQEDAPAFKNLPIVSGLSYKDAAPGDNVATEEMILGLKTMDYFNRHPYFEGNPIVKASLQGNNQIRFISKNENVAVAAALDSMSESLQKFMIVLDTMDDGGKDVEWFDLSFTNRVIVKHRTDPAAPGPTS from the coding sequence ATGAATCTGGCAATCACAGGAAACCGAAGCGCGGCGGGCACGCTGGGGAAACTCAGTTCGCGGCATGGGTCGAGAACCCAGAAGAGAAAGACTTCGGCGTCCGCCAAAAAAACCAATGCGCGCCTTGACTGGAAAGAGAATATAAAATTCCTGTTCAACTGCTTCATGAAAGCGCTGGTGATCGTGATTTTCGGAGCGGGATGTTTCGCCGGATACAACCTGTTCATGGAGTCTCCCTACTTTAAAGTCGACCGGGTTCATTTTTCAGGACAGGGCGGCATTGACAAATCCGAATTATTGGAACTGACCGGCCCCATTGAAGGAGAAAACATATTGATGTTGAACCTGGGCCAGGTCAGCGAACAACTCGCGTCGCACCCGTGGATCAAGCGCGTCTCTGCGCAACGCGCCTTTCCGCAAAGCGTTCAGATCACCATCGAACGGAGGATTCCTTTTGTTCGAATCCAACTGGAAAAAGTGTATGTGATGGATAATTTTGGCGTGCTCTTGCAAGAGGATGCGCCTGCATTCAAAAACCTTCCCATCGTTTCCGGCCTGTCTTACAAGGACGCGGCCCCCGGCGACAATGTCGCGACGGAGGAAATGATACTGGGATTGAAGACCATGGATTATTTCAACCGACACCCTTATTTTGAGGGCAACCCGATCGTCAAAGCGTCTTTGCAGGGGAACAATCAGATTCGTTTCATATCCAAAAACGAAAATGTAGCGGTAGCGGCGGCGCTGGATTCCATGTCGGAAAGTTTGCAGAAATTCATGATCGTGCTGGATACGATGGATGATGGCGGCAAGGATGTCGAATGGTTCGACCTCTCCTTCACAAATCGCGTCATCGTAAAACATAGAACGGACCCCGCCGCTCCGGGACCTACATCCTAG
- the murD gene encoding UDP-N-acetylmuramoyl-L-alanine--D-glutamate ligase, producing MILANKHTTVVGMGKTGQALARFLTEHGANVTVVDSKSEAELNEAILQLPNGTRVQFDSCQPGDDAELIILSPGAAIDAPFLEISKSNDVEIIGEMELAFRFNKTPIVAITGTNGKSTVTTLTGQMIQDAGYKARVGGNLGTPFIDMIGNDDLDYQVLETSSFQLEGVTTFRPHIAVILNITPDHLDRHHSFEIYKAAKEKIATNQTEEDYLVTNLDDPETVKLTCGKRAQKLFFSARMAGDQGAFLIDDQFVVRFEGEEKRVCNLDELPNCLQWQPENVLAALAATAPLKIPASALLKTLQGFKGLEHRMEWVRSIKGVDYINDSKGTNIGSMINSLEHINAPIILILGGRDKAGDFASAVPKFKEKVKSLILMGEAREHIRRSLNGSPDYQEVDSLEEAVRLAAEKAYAGDVVLLSPACASFDMFKNYEDRGRQFKALVNSLELDA from the coding sequence ATGATACTCGCGAACAAACACACAACGGTTGTCGGTATGGGAAAGACGGGCCAGGCCCTCGCCCGATTCCTGACCGAACACGGCGCGAACGTAACGGTCGTCGACTCGAAATCCGAAGCGGAATTGAACGAAGCCATTTTGCAATTGCCCAACGGAACCCGGGTTCAATTCGACTCCTGTCAACCCGGCGACGACGCCGAGTTGATCATTCTGAGCCCCGGCGCCGCGATCGACGCGCCTTTCCTAGAGATTTCAAAAAGCAACGACGTGGAAATCATCGGAGAAATGGAACTGGCGTTTCGCTTCAACAAAACGCCCATCGTCGCGATCACGGGAACGAACGGAAAATCCACCGTCACCACGCTCACGGGGCAAATGATTCAAGACGCAGGATACAAAGCCAGGGTCGGGGGAAATCTGGGAACGCCGTTCATCGACATGATTGGCAACGACGACTTGGATTATCAAGTGCTCGAAACCTCCAGCTTCCAACTGGAAGGCGTAACGACCTTTCGACCGCATATCGCCGTCATTTTGAACATCACGCCCGATCATCTCGACCGGCACCACTCATTCGAAATTTACAAGGCCGCCAAGGAAAAGATCGCGACGAATCAGACCGAAGAAGATTATCTGGTCACAAACCTCGACGATCCGGAAACCGTGAAACTGACTTGCGGCAAACGCGCCCAAAAACTTTTCTTCAGCGCGCGTATGGCGGGAGATCAGGGCGCTTTTTTGATCGACGATCAATTCGTGGTTCGCTTTGAAGGCGAGGAGAAACGCGTCTGCAATCTGGACGAATTGCCGAATTGCCTGCAATGGCAACCGGAGAACGTCCTCGCCGCTCTCGCGGCAACGGCTCCGCTCAAAATCCCGGCGTCGGCGCTGTTAAAGACTCTGCAAGGATTCAAGGGGCTGGAGCACCGCATGGAATGGGTTCGTTCGATCAAGGGCGTCGATTATATCAACGACTCCAAGGGAACCAATATCGGCTCGATGATCAACTCGCTGGAACACATCAACGCCCCGATCATCTTGATTCTGGGAGGACGAGACAAGGCGGGAGATTTCGCCTCCGCCGTTCCCAAATTCAAGGAGAAAGTCAAAAGTCTGATCCTCATGGGCGAAGCCCGAGAACACATCCGTCGGTCGCTGAACGGAAGCCCGGACTATCAGGAAGTCGACAGCCTCGAAGAAGCGGTGCGTCTGGCGGCGGAAAAAGCCTACGCCGGCGACGTCGTATTGCTCAGTCCCGCATGCGCCAGCTTCGATATGTTTAAAAATTATGAAGACCGGGGACGACAGTTCAAAGCCCTCGTTAACTCGCTCGAACTCGACGCATAG
- a CDS encoding D-alanine--D-alanine ligase: MGGLSSEREISLITGKSVAESLRRQGLDIIEIDVGRDIMAVLTEKKIDLVFLALHGTYGEDGTIQGLLEYARIPYTGSGVLGSALAYDKIKSKEIFLANRIPTPDFQVMRKGETAKRCLNFPVVVKPNRQGSSLGISIAHNDAEWDNALESAFSYSDEILIEEFIDGRLLAIGMNGEQAFPIVEIKPKSGFYDYEAKYTKGKTDYICPAELTDKEEQDCKETAARVFRSLQGRGVPRIDFILDASGCPYVLEMNTIPGMTPTSLLPMGAKQAGWDFDALALEILKRAQLDEEAIEQ, from the coding sequence ATGGGAGGCCTTTCTTCCGAAAGGGAGATTTCTCTCATCACGGGAAAATCCGTGGCCGAGTCTTTACGAAGGCAGGGTCTTGACATCATTGAAATCGATGTGGGACGCGACATCATGGCTGTTTTGACAGAGAAAAAAATTGATCTGGTCTTTCTTGCCTTGCATGGAACCTATGGCGAAGACGGAACCATTCAGGGTCTGCTGGAGTATGCGCGGATTCCCTACACAGGCTCCGGGGTTTTAGGAAGCGCTTTGGCCTATGACAAGATCAAGTCCAAAGAAATTTTTCTCGCCAATCGCATTCCAACGCCGGATTTTCAGGTGATGCGCAAAGGCGAAACCGCCAAGCGATGCCTGAATTTTCCTGTCGTCGTGAAACCCAACCGGCAAGGGTCGAGCCTTGGGATCAGCATCGCGCACAACGATGCCGAATGGGACAACGCTCTCGAATCCGCGTTCTCGTACTCTGATGAAATACTGATCGAAGAATTCATCGACGGGCGACTTCTGGCGATCGGCATGAATGGAGAGCAGGCCTTTCCCATTGTCGAAATCAAACCGAAGTCCGGCTTCTATGATTACGAAGCCAAATACACGAAAGGGAAAACCGACTACATCTGCCCTGCGGAGTTGACGGACAAGGAAGAGCAGGACTGCAAGGAAACCGCCGCGCGGGTCTTCAGATCGCTTCAGGGGAGAGGCGTCCCGCGTATCGATTTCATTCTGGACGCTAGCGGCTGTCCCTACGTTTTGGAAATGAACACCATTCCCGGCATGACGCCCACCAGCTTACTGCCGATGGGAGCGAAACAAGCCGGATGGGACTTTGACGCACTGGCTTTGGAAATTTTGAAAAGAGCGCAACTGGACGAAGAGGCGATCGAGCAATGA
- a CDS encoding UDP-N-acetylmuramate--L-alanine ligase, translating into MFLGKTQRIHFIGIGGSGMSGIAEVLINEGFDVSGSDLASSAVTDHLQKLGAKIHFEHLRENVDQAQVIVTSSAVKQDNPEVVCAREQMIPVIPRAEMLAELMRMKYGIAVAGTHGKTTTTSLISTALAGGGLDPTVVVGGRLKQTGGHAKLGQSQFLVAEADESDGSFLHLSPTIAVVTTLDEEHMDFYKTLDRMKKTFLDFINKVPFYGAAVLCLDDPNIQSMLPQVQKRYITYGLASQADYTARNIVIEGLKTYFNVYLHGEELGTIQSGASGRHNACNTLAAVAVGMELNLDFKTIAQALETFEGVQRRFEILHDSDDLIWMDDYGHHPAEIRATLRAAKEVWPNRELAVVFQPHRYSRTQFSMEDFWTAFNDADLLVVTDIYGAGETPIAGIDSSQIVEGARKHGHKRAFYIKEFEEIVEFLRKNLAPGAVSATLGAGNVWKLAELFFNRAVR; encoded by the coding sequence ATGTTTCTAGGAAAAACCCAGAGGATCCATTTCATCGGGATAGGAGGCTCCGGTATGAGCGGCATTGCTGAAGTGCTCATCAATGAAGGCTTCGACGTCTCCGGCTCCGATCTGGCTTCGAGCGCCGTCACCGATCATCTGCAAAAACTCGGAGCGAAAATTCACTTCGAGCATTTGCGCGAGAACGTGGATCAGGCTCAAGTGATCGTGACCTCCAGCGCCGTCAAACAGGACAACCCGGAAGTGGTCTGCGCCAGAGAGCAGATGATCCCGGTCATTCCGCGCGCCGAAATGCTGGCGGAGTTGATGCGCATGAAATACGGCATCGCCGTCGCCGGAACGCATGGCAAAACGACGACGACCTCGCTGATCTCCACCGCCCTCGCCGGCGGCGGACTCGACCCCACAGTCGTCGTCGGCGGGCGCCTCAAACAAACGGGCGGACACGCGAAACTCGGGCAGAGCCAGTTTCTGGTCGCCGAGGCGGATGAGAGCGACGGATCCTTTCTACATCTGTCTCCGACCATCGCCGTCGTCACGACGCTGGATGAAGAACATATGGATTTTTACAAAACTCTCGACCGCATGAAGAAAACCTTTCTCGACTTCATCAACAAGGTGCCTTTTTACGGGGCGGCGGTTCTGTGCCTGGACGATCCCAATATCCAGTCCATGCTTCCGCAGGTTCAGAAACGCTACATCACTTACGGACTCGCCAGCCAGGCCGATTACACCGCGCGCAATATCGTGATCGAGGGATTGAAAACCTATTTCAACGTTTACCTGCACGGCGAGGAACTGGGAACGATACAGTCCGGCGCCTCCGGCAGACACAACGCCTGCAACACCCTGGCCGCCGTTGCGGTCGGCATGGAATTGAATCTCGACTTTAAAACCATCGCGCAAGCGCTGGAAACATTTGAAGGCGTGCAGAGACGTTTTGAAATCCTGCACGATTCCGACGACCTGATCTGGATGGACGATTACGGGCACCACCCTGCGGAGATCAGGGCCACCCTGCGCGCCGCCAAAGAAGTCTGGCCGAACCGGGAACTGGCGGTCGTGTTTCAGCCGCATCGTTATTCCCGAACCCAGTTTTCAATGGAAGATTTCTGGACCGCCTTCAACGACGCCGACTTGTTGGTCGTCACCGATATCTACGGCGCGGGAGAAACGCCGATTGCGGGGATCGACTCAAGTCAAATCGTCGAAGGCGCGCGCAAGCACGGTCATAAACGCGCGTTCTACATTAAAGAATTTGAAGAGATCGTAGAATTTTTAAGAAAAAACCTGGCTCCGGGCGCGGTATCGGCAACCCTGGGCGCGGGCAATGTCTGGAAACTCGCCGAGTTATTTTTCAACCGCGCCGTCCGCTGA